From Mastacembelus armatus chromosome 13, fMasArm1.2, whole genome shotgun sequence, one genomic window encodes:
- the rab34a gene encoding ras-related protein Rab-34 isoform X1: MSVRVSAMSVLPPVRRDRIIAQLPQYFRKEAALHTENDFNNKVKTACQEQRTGTVGRFKISKVIVVGDLAVGKTCLINRFCKDAFDKNYKATIGVDFEMERFEVLGVPFSLQLWDTAGQERFKCIASTYYRGAQVVIIVFDVNDIASLGHARQWLEDALKENDPTSVQLFLVGTKKDLSSPAQYSRIEQDALKLAQEIRAEYWAVSSLTGENVKEFFFRVASLAFETNVLAELEKSGSRQIGDVIRINSTSNNLYTTSKKKQPNCCH, encoded by the exons ATGTCTGTCCGGGTTTCAGCCATGAGCGTTCTTCCTCCTGTTCGCAGGGACAGAATCATCGCTCAGCTCCCTCAG TATTTCAGGAAAGAGGCAGCTCTCcacactgaaaatgattttaacaATAAAGTGAAGACTGCCTGCCAGGAGCAGCGTACTGGCACTGTGGG CAGATTTAAAATCTCCAAGGTCATTGTTGTTGGTGATCTGGCTGTGGGGAAAACCTGCCTGATTAATAG attttgcAAGGACGCCTTTGATAAGAACTACAAGGCAACGATCGGTGTCGACTTTGAGATGGAGCGGTTTGAAGTGCTGGGTGTTCCTTTCAGCCTGCAGCT GTGGGACACTGCAGGCCAAGAGAGGTTTAAGTGCATTGCCTCAACATACTACAGAGGAGCCCAGG ttGTGATTATCGTGTTTGATGTAAATGATATTGCCTCTCTGGGCCACGCAAG gcagtGGCTTGAAGACGCCTTGAAAGAGAATGACCCCACCAGTGTTCAGCTGTTCCTTGTTGGCACAAAGAAGGATCTGAGT TCTCCTGCTCAGTACTCTCGGATTGAACAAGATGCCCTCAAACTGGCACAAGAGATCAGAGCAGAGTACTGGGCTGTTTCATCGCTGACAG GAGAAAATGTCAAAGAGTTTTTCTTCCGTGTTGCGTCACTGGCATTTGAGACCAACGTTCTTGCCGAGTTGGAGAAAAGTGGCTCGAGGCAAATCGGAGATGTCATCA GAATTAACAGCACTTCCAACAACCTGTACACTACGTCAAAGAAGAAACAGCCCAACTGCTGTCACTAG
- the rab34a gene encoding ras-related protein Rab-34 isoform X2, whose protein sequence is MSVRVSAMSVLPPVRRDRIIAQLPQYFRKEAALHTENDFNNKVKTACQEQRTGTVGFKISKVIVVGDLAVGKTCLINRFCKDAFDKNYKATIGVDFEMERFEVLGVPFSLQLWDTAGQERFKCIASTYYRGAQVVIIVFDVNDIASLGHARQWLEDALKENDPTSVQLFLVGTKKDLSSPAQYSRIEQDALKLAQEIRAEYWAVSSLTGENVKEFFFRVASLAFETNVLAELEKSGSRQIGDVIRINSTSNNLYTTSKKKQPNCCH, encoded by the exons ATGTCTGTCCGGGTTTCAGCCATGAGCGTTCTTCCTCCTGTTCGCAGGGACAGAATCATCGCTCAGCTCCCTCAG TATTTCAGGAAAGAGGCAGCTCTCcacactgaaaatgattttaacaATAAAGTGAAGACTGCCTGCCAGGAGCAGCGTACTGGCACTGTGGG ATTTAAAATCTCCAAGGTCATTGTTGTTGGTGATCTGGCTGTGGGGAAAACCTGCCTGATTAATAG attttgcAAGGACGCCTTTGATAAGAACTACAAGGCAACGATCGGTGTCGACTTTGAGATGGAGCGGTTTGAAGTGCTGGGTGTTCCTTTCAGCCTGCAGCT GTGGGACACTGCAGGCCAAGAGAGGTTTAAGTGCATTGCCTCAACATACTACAGAGGAGCCCAGG ttGTGATTATCGTGTTTGATGTAAATGATATTGCCTCTCTGGGCCACGCAAG gcagtGGCTTGAAGACGCCTTGAAAGAGAATGACCCCACCAGTGTTCAGCTGTTCCTTGTTGGCACAAAGAAGGATCTGAGT TCTCCTGCTCAGTACTCTCGGATTGAACAAGATGCCCTCAAACTGGCACAAGAGATCAGAGCAGAGTACTGGGCTGTTTCATCGCTGACAG GAGAAAATGTCAAAGAGTTTTTCTTCCGTGTTGCGTCACTGGCATTTGAGACCAACGTTCTTGCCGAGTTGGAGAAAAGTGGCTCGAGGCAAATCGGAGATGTCATCA GAATTAACAGCACTTCCAACAACCTGTACACTACGTCAAAGAAGAAACAGCCCAACTGCTGTCACTAG